The following coding sequences are from one Panicum hallii strain FIL2 chromosome 5, PHallii_v3.1, whole genome shotgun sequence window:
- the LOC112892149 gene encoding ubiquitin carboxyl-terminal hydrolase 12-like isoform X3, which produces MVVPRAPELPQQDQDEEMLVPHQDVVEGPQQDVVEGPQQHVVEGPQPMEESASTVENQLMPDPSTSRFTWSIENFSKRNVRKHYSDDFVVGGYKWRVLVFPRGNNTDYLSMYLDVADSHLLPPGWSRYAQFSLAVVNQLDSKMSMRKEATHQFNARESDWGFTSFMPLMDLYDFSKGYVVNDKCIIEAEVAVRKIFDFWNYDSKKMTGYVGLKNQGATCYMNSLLQTLYHIPYFRKAVYHMPTTENDTPSGSIPLALQSLFYKLQHSDNSVATKELTKSFGWDSYDSFTQHDVQELNRVLCEKLENKMKGTTVEGAIQKLFEGHHMNYIECISVDYKSTRKESFYDLALDVKGCSDVYASFDKYVAVERLEGDNKYQSEEHGLQDAKKGMLFIDFPPVLQLQLKRFEYDFVRDAMVKINDRYEFPLQLDLDKDDGKYLSPEADRSVRNLYTLHSVLVHSGGVHGGHYYAFIRPALSDQWYKFDDERVTKEDMKRALEEQYGGEEELPHTNPGLNTTPLRFTKHSNAYMLVYIRESDKEKIICDLDEEDISEHLKVRLRKEQEEKEYKKKEKAEAHMFTALKVARDSDLKEQIGRHVHFDLVDFDKINSYRAPKDISINDVKVELSKEFGIPVESQRFWVWAKRQNNTYRPSRPLDLQEEKTAIGMLKDAITVTKLQTSEVRLFLEVHFRQENQPIVPPVKTKEDILLFFKLYDPEKEYLRYVGSFFVKASGKPSDIVERLNEIAGFPSDEDIELYEEIKFEPIVMCEPIGSNVSFHSSQIEDGDIICYQKRCLPDKMDQYRYPTVSSFFEYIHNKQVVHFRLLEKPKEDDFSLELSKRFTYDDVVEKVAHQLGLDEPSKIRLTQHNPFSHQPKPHHIKYRGVNYLSDMLQHHTQMCDILYYETLDIPLPELEGLKTLRVAFQNATNYEVSFHIMRLPKSNTLFDLIEDLKSKVELSCNDAEFRLFEVYLHKICKVYQPGDTIDSVSDQYGPLRIEEVPEEEKNAGPRDRLVHVYHFFKDNHHNQYFGEPFFFLIRDGEALADIKVRIQKRLQIPDEQFLKWKFACVTYSRTEYLQDSDVVLSRFQKQKPVYGPWEHHLGLEHTATTPKRSFLASQNRHSFEKPVKIYN; this is translated from the exons ATGGTTGTCCCGCGCGCCCCCGAG CTGCCACAGCAGGACCAGGATGAGGAGATGCTTGTCCCGCATCAGGATGTCGTCGAGGGTCCGCAGCAGGATGTCGTCGAGGGTCCGCAGCAGCATGTCGTCGAGGGTCCCCAGCCGATGGAAG AATCTGCATCCACCGTTGAAAACCAACTCATGCCAGATCCCTCTACATCCAGATTTACATGGTCCATTGAAAATTTCTCCAAACGCAATGTTAGAAAGCATTACTCTGATGATTTTGTCGTCGGAGGATACAAATG GCGAGTGCTAGTCTTTCCTAGAGGAAATAACACAGATTACCTTTCAATGTACTTGGATGTTGCTGATTCACACTTGCTGCCTCCTGGCTGGAGTAGGTATGCACAATTCAGTCTTGCTGTGGTAAACCAATTAGACAGCAAAATGTCGATGAGAAAAG AAGCAACACATCAATTCAATGCCCGCGAAAGTGATTGGGGTTTTACATCTTTTATGCCTTTGATGGATCTATATGATTTTAGTAAAGGATATGTTGTTAATGATAAATGCATTATTGAAGCTGAGGTTGCTGTGCGTAAAATTTTTGATTTCTGGAACTATGACTCCAAAAAGATGACCGGTTATGTTGGCCTGAAGAATCAAGGAGCTACCTGTTACATGAACTCTCTTCTTCAGACTTTGTATCACATTCCCTACTTTCGGAAG GCTGTATATCATATGCCTACTACAGAGAATGATACACCTTCAGGGAGCATTCCATTGGCTTTGCAAAGTCTTTTTTACAAACTTCAGCATAGCGACAATAGTGTTGCTACGAAAGAGCTCACCAAATCTTTTGGATGGGATAGCTATGATTCATTCACGCAGCATGATGTTCAAGAATTGAATAGGGTTCTCTGTGAAAAGCTGGAGAACAAGATGAAG GGAACCACTGTGGAAGGAGCAATACAAAAATTATTTGAGGGTCACCATATGAATTATATCGAGTGTATTAGTGTTGACTACAAATCTACCAGGAAAGAGTCATTCTATG ATCTTGCACTTGATGTCAAGGGATGTTCTGATGTCTATGCATCATTTGATAAGTATGTTGCAGTGGAGAGATTAGAAGGCGATAATAAGTACCAATCTGAGGAACATGGTCTGCAG GATGCCAAGAAAGGGATGCTTTTTATTGACTTCCCTCCAGTCTTGCAACTTCAGTTAAAACGGTTTGAATACGATTTTGTGCGGGATGCAATGGTTAAG ATAAACGACCGCTATGAGTTCCCACTTCAATTGGATCTTGACAAAGATGATGGAAAATATCTTTCTCCAGAAGCGGATAGAAGTGTGCGTAACTTATATACTCTTCACAG TGTACTAGTTCATAGTGGTGGAGTTCATGGAGGACACTACTATGCCTTCATTCGCCCGGCGCTGTCTGATCAATG GTACAAGTTCGATGATGAACGGGTGACAAAAGAAGACATGAAGCGGGCGTTAGAGGAACAATACGGTGGTGAAGAAGAG CTCCCCCATACCAACCCTGGACTGAATACTACACCACTGCGATTTACTAAGCATTCAAATGCTTACATGCTTGTTTACATTCGAGAAAGTGATAAAGAGAAAATTATCTGTGATTTGGATGAGGAAGACATATCAGAACACCTTAAG GTTAGGTTAAGAAAGGAACAGGAAGAGAAGGAATACAAGAAAAAGGAGAAAGCTGAGGCTCACATGTTCACTGCATTGAAG GTGGCCCGAGATTCTGATTTGAAAGAGCAAATTGGAAGACATGTGCACTTTGATCTCGTGGACTTTGACAAGATTAATAGCTACCGTGCACCTAAGGACATCTCAATCAACGACGTCAAG GTGGAGCTTTCAAAAGAATTTGGCATCCCGGTAGAATCCCAACGATTTTGGGTGTGGGCTAAGCGGCAGAACAACACCTATAGGCCCAGTCGGCCATTGGACTTGCAGGAGGAAAAAACTGCT ATTGGCATGCTTAAAGATGCAATAACTGTAACCAAATTACAGACTTCTGAAGTAAGGCTGTTCTTGGAGGTTCATTTCAGACAG GAGAATCAACCAATTGTTCCTCCTGTGAAGACTAAAGAAGATATATTACTTTTCTTCAAGCTCTATGATCCTGAAAAGGAGTACCTAag ATATGTCGGAAGTTTTTTTGTGAAAGCATCAGGAAAACCATCTGATATAGTTGAAAGGCTGAATGAGATTGCTGGATTTCCATCTGATGAAGATATTGAGCTTTATGAG GAAATAAAGTTTGAACCAATTGTGATGTGCGAACCAATTGGAAGTAATGTTTCTTTCCATTCAAGCCAG ATTGAAGATGGTGATATAATATGTTACCAAAAACGCTGTTTGCCAGATAAAATGGATCAATATCGCTATCCTACTGTCTCTTCTTTCTTTGAATATATTCATAATAAACAG GTTGTCCATTTCAGATTGCTTGAGAAGCCAAAAGAAGATGACTTTTCTTTGGAGCT TTCAAAGCGTTTCACATATGATGATGTTGTTGAGAAGGTTGCTCATCAACTTGGTCTGGACGAACCTTCTAAAATTCGGCTTACTCAACACAATCCATTTTCTCATCAACCGAAACCTCACCATATCAAATACAGAGGTGTTAATTATCTTTCGGACATGCTACAGCATCACACTCAG ATGTGTGACATATTATATTATGAGACACTGGACATTCCATTGCCTGAACTGGAAGGTCTGAAAACACTTAGAGTTGCTTTTCAAAATGCTACAAACTATGAG GTGTCATTTCACATCATGCGGTTACCAAAAAGTAACACTCTTTTTGATTTGATTGAAGACTTAAAGTCTAAG GTTGAACTTTCTTGTAATGACGCTGAATTCCGGCTTTTCGAAGTCTACCTTCACAAGATATGCAAG GTGTATCAGCCAGGAGATACGATTGATTCAGTTAGTGACCAATATGGACCCCTTCGTATTGAAGAG GTTCCTGAGGAAGAGAAAAATGCTGGGCCTCGAGACCGTTTGGTTCATGTCTATCACTTCTTCAAAGATAATCAT CATAATCAATATTTTGGAGAACCTTTCTTCTTTTTAATTCGTGATGGTGAGGCTTTGGCGGATATCAAAGTGCGGATTCAGAAGAGACTCCAAATCCCTGATGAGCAGTTTCTAAAG TGGAAATTTGCTTGTGTTACATACAGTCGGACAGAATACCTCCAAGATTCAGATGTTGTATTGAGCCGATTCCAG AAACAGAAACCTGTTTATGGGCCGTGGGAACATCATCTTGGATTGGAGCATACAGCCACTACCCCAAAAAGGTCTTTCTTAGCCAGTCAG AACCGTCATTCTTTTGAGAAGCCAGTGAAGATTTACAACTAA